A single Montipora foliosa isolate CH-2021 chromosome 7, ASM3666993v2, whole genome shotgun sequence DNA region contains:
- the LOC138009831 gene encoding uncharacterized protein, with translation MESFSGVLWYDNRNIQAPTSYESELLKPEYIGGLFQAYRVMYPDNTNICLDDIPLTVKKFTSLLLGTERFGSKVLSTIDPDQLIVQVQTPAAAFETLLLQVKWSRNEVLFLLSLYKERENFFKDKKSKKKTLWEEISKEMQEKGYGYTGAQCETKFKNLKQNFTKTVDHNNVSGNDKKTCPYFEELSDIFGMTPSVKPVAVCSNRAGPVGEDLIRTSSSSGSFAEAAASSTDGRRPSLDNEETPRREVKRSRAKRALQSKESLTDLFKEYQREQREKEEEKEKHVMEMHQQKMQ, from the exons ATGGAGAGTTTTTCTGGAGTGTTATGGTATGACAATAGGAACATTCAAGCCCCAACAAGTTATGAATCAGAATTGCTGAAGCCAGAATACATTGGTGGACTGTTTCAGGCATACAGAGTAATGTACCCAGACAACACTAACATTTGTTTGGATGATATCCCCCTAACTGTCAAGAAATTTACATCCTTGTTATTAGGAACTGAGAGATTTGGCTCCAAGG TTCTCTCAACAATCGACCCTGACCAGCTTATCGTTCAGGTTCAAACTCCAGCCGCCGCATTTGAAACTCTGCTATTGCAAGTTAAATGGTCAAGGAATGAAGTGCTGTTTCTTCTGTCTTTGTACAAAGAAAGGGAGaactttttcaaagacaaaaagTCAAAGAAGAAAACTTTGTGGGAGGAAATATCGAAGGAGATGCAAGAGAAAGGATATGGCTACACTGGTGCTCAATGTGAAACGAAGTTTAAGAACttaaagcaaaatttcacaaaaacagtCGATCACAACAACGTGTCGGGCAACGACAAAAAGACGTGCCCATATTTTGAAGAGCTGAGCGATATCTTTGGCATGACACCTTCCGTAAAGCCAGTGGCAGTTTGCTCCAACAGGGCTGGTCCTGTTGGTGAAGACCTCATCCGTACAAGTTCAAGTTCAGGTTCTTTTGCAGAAGCTGCAGCATCTTCTACTGATGGACGAAGACCATCATTGGACAACGAAGAAACTCCGCGCAGAGAGGTTAAAAGGTCCAGGGCCAAAAGGGCTCTTCAGAGTAAGGAGAGTCTCACTGATTTGTTCAAAGAGTACCAGCGGgaacaaagggaaaaagaagaggaaaaggaGAAACATGTCATGGAAATGCACCAGCAAAAGATGCAATGA
- the LOC138009827 gene encoding uncharacterized protein, protein MEHRVLEELSKEQENTAAPPPKRLSKELTANAREVYKSLTGADGEKLAWDVSKSFADPINKSVNDALLNGDRSTDPETPTNTVKAAMRVHFKTKKWQHKVVANNKQNEFLKEQRKRSRKNMKRTNCKKALRESTSINEADKEKFRSVLTADYMSSEESLSEPDSQDAGDTSGSDQDVPKKKKNCVYGHFLGAVLK, encoded by the exons ATGGAGCATCGCGTGTTGGAGGAACTTAGCAAAGAGCAGGAAAATACAGCAGCACCCCCACCAAAACGCCTGTCGAAAGAGCTAACA GCCAATGCGAGGGAGGTGTACAAAAGCTTGACAGGGGCAGATGGTGAAAAACTTGCATGGGATGTTTCTAAAAG CTTTGCTGATCCAATTAACAAAAGTGTCAACGATGCACTTCTTAATGGTGATCGTAGTACAGACCCTGAGACACCTACAAACACTGTCAAGG ctGCAATGCGGGTTCACTTTAAGACAAAGAAATGGCAACACAAAGTTGTTGCaaacaataaacaaaatgaATTCCTCAAGGAGCAGCGGAAGAGAAGTCGAAAAAACATG aAACGTACAAACTGCAAGAAGGCTCTGAGGGAGTCAACAAGCATAAATGAGGCTGATAAGGAAAAATTCAGAAGTGTCTTAACAGCTGATTACATGTCATCTGAGGAATCCTTGTCTGAACCGGATTCACAAGATGCAGGTGATACTTCCGGTTCAGACCAGGATgtaccaaagaaaaaaaaaaattgtgtgtaCGGCCACTTCCTTGGCGCAGTGTTGAAGTGA
- the LOC138009830 gene encoding putative nuclease HARBI1: MAGIIRRAPLAFFTLLEELLQGPTDETRDKKEDILMFMMLEEFLRNCRNAEVRTESYVERIVPAMSDSSFRQHFRLSRPTAQRLVNILGTCREIPVPRERGRPTVEIEKQLLITVWYLGNPECIRSVSDWFDVSRSTVLRVTTRICNALVNNVAPDFIQWPSGDRLMRTVEGFSENNGLPRCIGAIDGTHIPIKAPHDHHEHYINRKGFHSMQLQVVCDADMIFTDVYCGWPGAAHDARVLRNSPLFHDAETRTNDILPGQTYIIGDAAYPLKTWLMTGFKDNGHLTAQQKRFTNRLSSKRMVVERGIGLLKGRFRKLRVMVDIDRIRFLPKLVIAACTLHNFCIYSNDEIDDFLQPLDDDDDANNFVNIFADDNNAVRKRAEIMDMIC, encoded by the coding sequence atggcgggcATAATTCGCCGAGCGCCACTAGCATTTTTCACGTTGTTGGAGGAACTTCTCCAAGGGCCAACTGATGAAACACGCGATAAAAAGGAAGACATCCTTATGTTTATGATGCTCGAGGAGTTTTTGAGAAATTGTAGAAACGCTGAAGTTCGCACTGAGTCGTACGTTGAGAGAATAGTTCCAGCTATGTCAGATTCGTCCTTTCGCCAGCACTTCAGACTTTCGAGACCGACGGCCCAAAGGCTTGTCAACATTTTGGGAACCTGCCGTGAGATCCCAGTACCCCGAGAAAGAGGTCGTCCTactgttgaaattgaaaaacaGTTGCTAATAACGGTTTGGTACCTTGGAAACCCTGAGTGCATCAGGTCAGTGTCAGACTGGTTTGATGTGTCACGTTCAACCGTGTTGAGAGTTACCACGAGAATCTGCAACGCACTTGTGAACAACGTTGCTCCTGATTTTATCCAGTGGCCTTCTGGAGACAGGTTAATGCGGACTGTTGAGGGTTTCAGTGAGAACAATGGTTTACCTCGATGCATTGGGGCCATTGACGGCACACATATCCCTATAAAGGCGCCACATGACCATCATGAACATTACATAAACAGAAAAGGGTTTCATTCAATGCAGCTTCAGGTAGTTTGTGATGCTGACATGATATTCACCGATGTTTACTGTGGCTGGCCTGGAGCAGCGCACGATGCACGCGTTCTGAGAAACAGCCCTTTATTTCATGATGCAGAGACCAGAACAAATGACATACTTCCAGGACAAACGTACATCATTGGAGATGCAGCCTATCCTTTAAAAACCTGGTTGATGACAGGATTTAAGGACAATGGCCATCTTACTGCACAGCAAAAGCGTTTTACAAATCGTCTAAGTTCAAAACGGATGGTCGTTGAACGTGGCATTGGTCTTTTGAAAGGAAGATTCCGGAAGTTGAGAGTCATGGTGGATATTGACAGAATCaggtttttaccaaaattagttatagcagCATGCACACTCCACAATTTCTGCATTTATTCAAATGATGAAATAGATGATTTTCTACAACCTCtagacgatgatgatgatgccaataactttgttaatatttttgctgatgacaacAATGCTGTTCGAAAGAGAGCTGAAATCATGGACATGATTTGCTGA
- the LOC138009828 gene encoding uncharacterized protein codes for MINYAVLHFCPSPKKHIYMHDELLLCSWRLTMSEEGALSVRFREPKTFCEEEELVEKSVPSSTKYKNKWALSVFGEWQFARTIKVLVLHPGDLFKDYDLHRVATVSTGIEKMDALSLNYWLSKFRMEVAKKNGERYPAKTIYGIVCGIRRHLEEKNGAEALNPLDYSDRRFTLFRRALDAEMKDATREGLHIGNMFGMKDPVPKRAPFKCALQV; via the exons ATGATAAATTATGCAGTGTTACATTTTTGCCCTTCACCGAAAAAACACATTTACATGCATGATGAATTGTTGTTGTGCAGTTGGCGTCTGACCATGAGTGAAGAAGGGGCGTTGTCTGTAAGGTTTAGAGAGCCGAAAACCTTTTGCGAAGAAGAAGAGTTAGTGGAGAAATCTGTTCCCTCTTCAACAAAGTATAAGAACAAGTGGGCCCTGTCAGTTTTTGGTGAATGGCAATTTGCTCGGACGATAAAAGTGCTCGTTTTACATCCAGGAGACCTTTTCAAGGACTATGACTTACATAGGGTCGCGACCGTCTCTACAGGTATTGAAAAAATGGACGCGTTGAGTCTAAATTACTGGTTAAGCAAATTCCGTATGGAAGTGGCTAAGAAGAACGGCGAGAGATATCCTGCGAAAACTATTTACGGGATAGTTTGTGGTATCCGACGCCATCTGGAGGAGAAAAATGGTGCTGAAGCATTAAATCCTCTTGATTACAGCGATCGAAG GTTCACTCTATTTCGTCGAGCATTAGACGCAGAAATGAAAGATGCCACAAGAGAAGGCTTACAT atcGGCAACATGTTCGGCATGAAAGACCCTGTCCCTAAGCGGGCTCCGTTCAAGTGTGCTTTACaagtttaa
- the LOC138009832 gene encoding uncharacterized protein — protein sequence MQPSTDLCHTYQKNTEKISGCTGASEEDKISVVEAHQDHLRKAKREREIYNSASKDFLKGHPTISILSPSRPCSLKGTVHYSYDYAQQVHYPSNPQQPGPSYFKTPRKCGIFGICCESLPRQINYFIDESVATGKGANAKISYVHDFLENHGAGETDVHLHADNCGGQNKNNYVLWYWCWRVIHGLHESVRYSFLVAGHTKFSPDWCFGLMKQRLRRTLISSLFDILEANDKSTLSGVNCGKLVGLHDGSVLVKTYDWANYLAPYFKKVNGISKHHHFRFNRHDPGKVFHREYADSPEREFQMLKDMNQLPPHVLPPQVLPSGLDEERRRYLHKEIREFCRPGTEDLVAPVVT from the coding sequence ATGCAACCATCAACGGATCTTTGCCACACCTACcagaaaaacactgaaaaaataTCAGGGTGCACTGGTGCTTCAGAAGAAGACAAAATTTCAGTCGTTGAAGCTCATCAAGACCACCTTAGAAAAGCCAAACGCGAGCGAGAAATCTACAATTCTGCTAGCAAAGATTTTCTTAAGGGCCATCCGACAATTTCAATTCTGTCTCCCAGTCGCCCCTGCTCTTTGAAAGGAACTGTGCACTATTCCTATGATTATGCCCAGCAAGTGCACTACCCAAGCAATCCTCAACAACCGGGACCCAGTTACTTCAAAACGCCGAGAAAATGCGGTATTTTTGGCATATGTTGTGAATCATTACCGCgccaaattaattattttattgacgAATCAGTTGCAACTGGAAAAGGAGCAAACGCAAAGATCAGTTACGTGCACGATTTTCTCGAAAACCATGGAGCTGGTGAAACAGATGTTCACCTCCATGCAGACAACTGTGGCGgccagaacaaaaacaattatgtCCTTTGGTACTGGTGCTGGCGGGTCATTCACGGTCTACATGAGAGCGTGAGGTATTCTTTTCTGGTGGCAGGTCACACGAAATTTAGTCCCGACTGGTGCTTTGGACTTAtgaagcaaagattgcgaagaacATTAATATCGTCTTTGTTTGACATCCTTGAGGCTAACGATAAGTCTACTCTAAGCGGTGTTAATTGTGGTAAGCTAGTTGGGTTACATGATGGGTCTGTACTCGTCAAGACATATGATTGGGCTAACTATCTTGCTCCTTATTTCAAAAAAGTAAATGGTATCAGCAAACATCATCATTTTAGGTTCAACAGACATGATCCGGGGAAAGTGTTTCACAGGGAATATGCAGATTCGCCTGAGAGAGAATTTCAGATGTTGAAAGACATGAATCAACTCCCTCCCCATGTTCTCCCACCGCAGGTTTTACCCAGTGGACTTGATGAAGAGCGAAGGAGATATCTTCACAAGGAAATACGCGAGTTCTGTAGACCTGGAACGGAAGATTTAGTGGCCCCGGTAGTAACATAA